From the genome of Candidatus Electrothrix communis, one region includes:
- a CDS encoding transporter substrate-binding domain-containing protein, with the protein MIKKTNNHNRFQQNGSGRFLLSALFRVVLSCVVFSIALGSGISAAADNPVRSASELDYPPFAIVLDDGSAGGFSVELMRAALAAMGRKVVFTVGPWGEIKQKLENGHLDALPLVGRSPEREAVFDFTAPYIRLYGAVFVRNDEDAIKTPEDLRGHRVGVMQGDNAEEFMRRKKFTDKLVTTPTFEEAMRKLAAGELDAVVVQRLVGLNLIERLKLNNLKTAVAPLRELRQDFCFAVTEGDKELLALLNEGLMVIIADGTYDHLRAKWMGILNKEERRRTQLLKGVAGAMSFLALFLLVLYIYQHRKNHHSLKQRVKERTAELETVNSALQTAKEKAESANKAKSIFLANMSHELRTPLNAILGFSEMLAKDPQTTGDQQKKLAIINRSGEHLLAMINDILDLSKIEAGKTELDPEPFELPSLLEEVGEMMSSRAGAKNLLFSLEVAPKIERFVRGDADKLRQILINLLGNAVKFTRRGSVALRARTVIQGEGLRLELEVEDTGPGIPPDDLQSVFRPFFQSGSGRAGKGTGLGLAISRSFAELMSGTLEVQSTVGKGSIFRVRVFLSPDRAETPAVLRKSGPEVIGLAEGQPELRILVVEDNPDNRLLLTALLTRTGFSVREAVNGKEGVAMFETWRPHFIWMDIRMPVMDGYEATRRIRVLPGGNSVPVAALTASVFRHQHDRILAAGCDEVVHKPFRSGELFSVMEKHLDLRYNYKEGQVKNTAEQKSIVTAAMLKDLPAEQRERLKKAAHKLDVAAAEEVIGEILNTHSETADGLQVLIREFRFSRILELLNSATD; encoded by the coding sequence GTGATAAAAAAAACGAATAACCACAACAGATTCCAACAAAACGGTTCGGGTCGATTTCTGCTTTCCGCCCTGTTCCGTGTTGTTTTGTCGTGTGTTGTTTTTTCGATTGCTCTCGGTTCCGGCATCAGCGCGGCCGCAGATAATCCGGTCAGGTCTGCATCTGAACTTGATTATCCGCCTTTTGCCATTGTACTGGATGACGGTTCCGCAGGCGGGTTTTCCGTTGAATTGATGCGGGCGGCATTGGCGGCGATGGGGCGGAAGGTCGTTTTTACTGTCGGACCCTGGGGGGAAATCAAACAGAAGCTTGAAAACGGACATCTGGATGCACTGCCTTTAGTCGGTCGTTCACCGGAACGGGAGGCTGTTTTTGACTTTACTGCTCCTTATATCAGGCTTTACGGGGCTGTTTTTGTGCGTAATGATGAAGACGCGATCAAAACGCCTGAAGACCTCAGAGGTCACCGGGTCGGGGTGATGCAGGGTGACAATGCTGAAGAGTTTATGCGTCGAAAGAAATTCACGGATAAGCTGGTGACAACCCCGACCTTTGAGGAAGCTATGCGAAAGCTGGCCGCAGGAGAATTGGACGCTGTGGTTGTGCAACGACTGGTCGGGCTCAATCTGATTGAAAGATTAAAACTGAATAATCTGAAGACAGCTGTTGCGCCGCTGCGGGAGCTCCGGCAGGATTTTTGTTTTGCTGTCACCGAAGGCGACAAAGAGCTGCTGGCTCTGCTTAACGAAGGATTGATGGTGATCATTGCGGACGGAACATATGATCATCTGCGTGCAAAATGGATGGGAATTCTGAACAAGGAGGAACGACGCCGGACTCAACTGCTGAAGGGGGTAGCCGGAGCTATGTCATTCCTGGCTCTTTTTCTGCTGGTGTTGTATATTTATCAGCACCGGAAAAACCATCATTCGCTGAAGCAACGCGTCAAGGAACGTACCGCTGAATTAGAAACCGTGAATTCCGCCTTGCAGACAGCCAAAGAAAAAGCCGAATCAGCCAACAAAGCCAAGAGTATTTTTCTTGCCAACATGTCTCACGAGCTGCGAACGCCCCTGAACGCCATTCTCGGCTTCTCCGAAATGCTGGCAAAGGATCCGCAGACGACAGGAGATCAACAGAAGAAACTCGCCATCATCAACCGCAGCGGCGAACATTTGCTGGCGATGATCAACGACATCCTTGATCTTTCCAAGATCGAGGCGGGGAAGACAGAGCTGGACCCAGAACCCTTTGAGCTACCTAGTCTACTGGAAGAAGTCGGAGAAATGATGAGCTCCCGGGCCGGGGCCAAGAACCTCCTGTTCAGCTTGGAGGTCGCGCCGAAAATCGAACGGTTTGTCAGGGGAGATGCGGACAAACTGCGCCAAATTCTTATCAACCTGCTGGGCAACGCGGTGAAGTTCACCCGCAGGGGCAGTGTGGCCCTGCGGGCACGTACCGTGATTCAGGGCGAGGGCCTGCGGCTTGAACTGGAGGTGGAAGATACCGGCCCCGGCATCCCTCCCGATGACCTGCAATCTGTCTTCAGGCCGTTTTTCCAGTCCGGCAGCGGCCGCGCCGGCAAGGGCACCGGGCTGGGGTTGGCGATCTCCCGTTCATTTGCGGAGCTGATGAGCGGCACTCTGGAGGTGCAAAGCACGGTAGGAAAAGGCAGTATTTTTCGGGTACGAGTGTTCCTTTCTCCTGATCGGGCCGAAACACCGGCTGTACTGCGGAAGTCCGGTCCGGAGGTGATCGGTCTGGCTGAAGGGCAACCGGAGCTGCGCATTCTGGTGGTGGAAGATAATCCCGATAACCGGCTGCTGCTTACCGCCCTCCTGACGCGAACAGGCTTTTCGGTGCGGGAGGCGGTGAACGGGAAAGAGGGGGTGGCGATGTTTGAAACATGGCGGCCTCATTTCATCTGGATGGACATACGGATGCCGGTGATGGACGGGTATGAGGCGACCCGGCGTATCCGTGTTCTGCCCGGCGGGAACAGCGTTCCTGTCGCGGCTCTCACCGCCAGCGTCTTCAGGCACCAGCACGACAGAATCCTGGCGGCCGGCTGTGACGAGGTGGTGCATAAGCCCTTTCGCTCCGGGGAGCTTTTCTCTGTCATGGAAAAACATCTGGACCTGCGGTATAATTACAAAGAAGGACAAGTAAAAAACACTGCAGAACAGAAGAGTATCGTTACAGCGGCAATGCTGAAAGACCTTCCTGCCGAACAACGTGAGAGACTGAAAAAGGCGGCGCATAAGCTGGATGTTGCAGCAGCTGAAGAGGTGATCGGAGAGATCCTCAATACGCACTCCGAGACCGCCGACGGATTACAGGTGCTGATACGGGAGTTCCGATTCAGCCGGATTCTGGAACTGCTGAACAGCGCAACAGATTAA
- a CDS encoding response regulator yields MSAKDRIMVDNSGEIMVVDDTLENLRLLTDMLSSEGYKVRPTQEPGLALDSALAAPPDLFLLDVKMPGIDGYELCRRLKQDKRTAEVPVIFVSALQELHDRVRGFEVGGVDFISKPIQREEVLARVKNHLQLRRMQKNLEEIVAERTVELQNAYETVRKNEVRYRSLFNDALDMVHIVGLDGKIIDANLAELQTLGYSEEEYIGMPLLDIVHPDEREKTAAVLRRVFSGETVRNYETVFVAQAGELINVELNAFPQIEGGRVIFERAIIRNITERKKEEKEKKKLEHQLFQTQRLEAIGTLAGGIAHDFNNILSPILGYAELVQQKLSIGSELWGEQQAIIDAGNRAKELVQQILSISRQGEHKRQPLKIHLIIKEALKLLRASIPTTIEIRQDIQATSGVVHADPTKIHQIIMNLCTNAYHSMQETGGTLGVSLRVIDVEENGEVFLAMILPPGRYLRLEVSDTGYGMEKEILDRIFDPYFTTKGKGQGTGLGLAIAQGIVHGYGGHISVYSSPGAGSVFRVYLPYVESSSAESCSTEQKPLPVGNEKILLLDDEEVIVEMGQKILEDLGYRVTALTSSKDAWQLLSDQPDFFDLIITDMTMPDMTGLDLADKYLALRPDASIILCTGFSKLVNGDQAKTSGIRGFLMKPISRKELAKTVRKVLDDNPQRR; encoded by the coding sequence ATGTCTGCAAAGGATAGGATAATGGTTGATAACAGCGGGGAAATTATGGTCGTTGATGATACCCTGGAAAATCTGCGTCTGCTGACGGATATGCTTTCCTCGGAAGGGTACAAGGTCCGCCCGACACAGGAACCGGGTCTGGCACTTGATTCAGCGCTTGCCGCGCCCCCTGATTTGTTCCTGCTTGATGTCAAGATGCCGGGCATTGACGGATATGAACTCTGCCGAAGGCTGAAGCAGGATAAGCGTACCGCCGAGGTTCCTGTTATCTTTGTCAGTGCATTACAGGAGCTGCATGACAGAGTCAGGGGATTCGAAGTCGGCGGTGTGGATTTCATCTCCAAGCCGATCCAGCGCGAAGAAGTATTGGCGCGGGTAAAAAATCATTTGCAGTTGCGGCGGATGCAGAAAAATTTGGAGGAAATAGTTGCCGAGCGTACAGTTGAATTGCAGAATGCCTATGAAACCGTACGAAAAAATGAAGTCAGATACAGAAGTCTGTTTAATGATGCCCTGGATATGGTACATATCGTGGGGCTGGACGGAAAAATCATTGATGCCAATCTTGCCGAGCTGCAGACTTTGGGGTACTCCGAAGAAGAGTATATCGGTATGCCTCTGCTTGATATCGTGCATCCGGATGAACGTGAAAAGACAGCCGCTGTCCTCCGACGGGTATTTTCCGGAGAAACGGTCAGAAACTATGAAACAGTTTTTGTTGCGCAGGCCGGTGAACTGATCAACGTGGAACTCAATGCTTTTCCCCAAATCGAGGGAGGCAGAGTGATCTTTGAACGGGCAATTATCAGAAATATTACCGAACGGAAAAAAGAGGAAAAGGAAAAAAAGAAACTTGAGCACCAGCTTTTTCAGACCCAGCGTCTGGAAGCCATCGGAACACTGGCAGGCGGCATAGCGCATGATTTCAACAACATTCTTTCTCCTATTCTCGGTTATGCGGAACTGGTTCAGCAGAAATTATCCATCGGGAGTGAACTCTGGGGGGAACAGCAGGCTATCATTGATGCCGGAAATCGGGCCAAAGAACTGGTGCAGCAGATTCTCTCCATCAGTCGACAGGGTGAACATAAACGCCAACCGCTGAAAATTCATCTAATTATCAAAGAGGCATTGAAGCTGCTCCGGGCATCCATTCCCACGACCATTGAAATCCGACAGGATATTCAAGCGACATCCGGTGTAGTGCATGCTGACCCGACAAAGATCCATCAGATCATAATGAATCTTTGCACCAATGCCTATCATTCCATGCAGGAGACAGGCGGTACCTTGGGGGTTTCTTTACGTGTGATTGACGTTGAAGAGAACGGTGAAGTTTTTTTAGCGATGATCCTGCCTCCCGGCCGATATTTGAGGCTTGAGGTGAGCGATACCGGCTATGGTATGGAGAAGGAGATATTGGATCGGATCTTTGATCCGTACTTCACGACAAAAGGAAAAGGACAGGGTACGGGCTTAGGTCTGGCAATAGCTCAAGGTATCGTGCATGGCTACGGCGGTCATATTTCCGTGTACAGCAGCCCCGGTGCAGGAAGTGTTTTTCGTGTTTATCTGCCTTACGTTGAGTCATCCTCCGCAGAATCCTGCTCAACGGAACAGAAACCTTTACCTGTCGGAAATGAAAAAATTTTATTATTGGATGATGAAGAGGTGATTGTGGAGATGGGGCAAAAAATTCTGGAGGATTTAGGTTACCGGGTTACTGCGCTGACAAGCAGCAAGGATGCCTGGCAACTGCTCAGTGATCAACCTGATTTTTTTGACCTCATTATTACTGACATGACCATGCCCGACATGACTGGGCTTGACCTAGCAGACAAATATCTTGCCCTGAGGCCGGATGCCTCCATTATTCTCTGCACAGGTTTCAGCAAGCTGGTCAATGGAGATCAAGCAAAGACATCAGGAATACGCGGTTTTCTTATGAAACCGATCAGCCGGAAAGAACTGGCTAAGACCGTCCGGAAGGTGCTGGATGACAATCCACAACGCAGGTAA
- a CDS encoding nucleoside deaminase → MQKTLLLQDEKFMRQALIEARQALDAGEFPVGCILVQDNKIIGRGRRRNSEGACTNEIDHAEMVTLRTLLAEQPAIDCQEITVYSTLEPCLMCYSTLLLSGIRRFVWAYEDVMGGGTNLPLQQLAPLYRDMRVELVPDVLRKESLSLFARFFERYSYHQDSLLAEYTLVQIQQYRSRLKDSTVYNII, encoded by the coding sequence ATGCAAAAAACATTATTATTACAGGATGAAAAATTTATGCGGCAGGCCCTGATCGAAGCCCGTCAGGCCCTAGATGCTGGAGAATTTCCGGTGGGTTGCATATTAGTACAGGATAATAAAATCATAGGCAGAGGCCGTCGCCGGAACAGCGAAGGAGCCTGTACCAATGAAATCGACCATGCCGAGATGGTGACCCTGCGCACCCTGCTCGCTGAGCAGCCTGCCATTGACTGCCAGGAGATTACCGTCTATTCCACATTGGAGCCCTGCCTGATGTGTTACAGCACCCTACTCCTTTCTGGGATTCGCCGCTTTGTCTGGGCCTATGAGGATGTAATGGGCGGCGGAACCAACCTGCCACTGCAACAGCTTGCGCCCCTGTACCGAGACATGCGGGTGGAGTTGGTCCCAGATGTGCTCCGTAAGGAGAGTCTCAGCCTGTTCGCCCGTTTTTTTGAACGATACTCCTATCACCAGGACAGCCTGCTTGCAGAGTATACCCTCGTCCAAATTCAACAGTACAGATCCCGCCTAAAGGACAGTACTGTGTATAACATCATATAA
- a CDS encoding transporter substrate-binding domain-containing protein has translation MSRVFCRITALILCICISPSCFAENRNTQGAPDLGVAEQVSELIGLTEDEQAWLADHPVIRVGESSEFEPQLIKRADGSFTGIVPEFYRLLEKRLGIRFKIIDDAWSGIIRRASEGKIDVVSLMNRQLAQEMGLLTVKPCYNMLPTVFAKKNSRLKFTKDEDLEGLRVAYFKDIVFLQRYFDERKERIEAISADTPLDAFTLLLRNKADVAVGFNLDAYLLIKNSILEIEPVYAFQELSDDSAVAVQPNMPLLADILQKAMNSISYEEQAKILSKWSWIPEQRADSVELNPEERAWLVEHPVVRVYLDAHRAPVEFRDNEGRYQGIAVEYLKHFEKVLGIRLEAAKRTSWAEGIEKMRHKKLDMIATISETGERRAFAVFTEPYLSMPVNIFARNDISYIGNLSNLTNRRAAVLESTAVAEWLTRDYPDITQVAVQATDDGLKMVAAGKVDAFIGNVVTGSYYLGKLRLNNVRIAGETSYTYDLSVAVRDDWPIFVGILQKALDSIEQPEREAFFNRWMSIRYEHGTDYTLLWKILAAVIALLILFSFWNRQLSKEVRQRKQAEDAARAANRAKSIFLANMSHDLHTPLNAILGFSEMMRRDHAIDSAQQEKLDIINRSAVNLLNIIDDILELARIDAGRVELKPEIFDLPELLRETEERLKTHAGTAGQRFIMELDPDLPCCIRMDRDKLRHILINLLSNALNITGKDCFLRVRCLPAPDDSAAVTVQIEAKNNDTGISADRAGHLFEALSPDQSEEISYKNSGPGLIVSRSFIELMGGELSLNRTPEEDTLFRIDFPAFLTDEPVKTKRFKETQGELPVLESCQDIWRILVVDDIPENRLLLNNLLLQAGFQTREAANGEQAVALFEEWHPHLIWMDLHMPVMNGYKATRHIRALPGGDRVKIAALTAGAFKEQHREILAAGCDEVLHKPFRVQNIFDSMKKHLEVRYIYEGAEDAEHVPLPVILTAEMLAKLPDEQKKALRMAAQKLDIAATEEVLRKIRSDHPETGEGLLMLTREFRFSRILELLEGEEKSDKKNE, from the coding sequence TTGTCCCGCGTTTTCTGCCGGATAACCGCCCTTATCCTGTGCATCTGCATCTCCCCTTCCTGTTTTGCTGAAAACCGGAATACTCAAGGTGCTCCCGACCTCGGAGTTGCCGAGCAGGTATCCGAGTTGATCGGCCTGACAGAAGATGAACAGGCCTGGTTGGCTGATCATCCGGTAATTCGGGTCGGCGAGTCCAGTGAATTCGAGCCGCAGCTTATCAAACGGGCGGACGGTTCGTTTACCGGCATTGTCCCGGAATTTTACCGCTTACTGGAAAAACGGCTGGGTATCCGTTTCAAAATCATTGATGATGCATGGTCGGGAATCATCAGGCGTGCATCCGAAGGGAAGATTGATGTTGTCTCCCTGATGAACAGACAGCTTGCTCAAGAGATGGGCCTGTTGACGGTTAAGCCGTGCTACAATATGTTGCCGACCGTGTTTGCAAAAAAAAACAGCCGACTAAAGTTCACAAAGGATGAAGACCTGGAGGGGCTGCGGGTCGCCTATTTCAAGGATATCGTCTTTCTGCAACGATACTTTGATGAACGGAAAGAGCGGATAGAGGCGATCAGCGCGGATACGCCGCTCGACGCTTTTACCTTGCTTCTTAGGAATAAGGCTGATGTAGCTGTGGGATTCAATCTGGATGCCTATCTCCTGATCAAAAATTCCATTCTTGAGATCGAGCCTGTCTATGCCTTTCAGGAGCTTTCCGATGACTCCGCTGTAGCCGTTCAGCCGAACATGCCTCTGCTGGCCGATATACTGCAAAAAGCCATGAATTCTATTTCATATGAAGAGCAGGCGAAAATTCTTTCCAAGTGGAGCTGGATACCTGAACAGAGAGCTGACTCTGTGGAGTTAAACCCGGAAGAACGTGCATGGCTGGTCGAACATCCTGTTGTTCGGGTTTACCTTGATGCTCATCGGGCACCTGTGGAATTCCGCGATAACGAGGGACGTTATCAGGGGATCGCTGTAGAGTACCTGAAACATTTTGAGAAAGTGCTTGGTATTCGCCTGGAGGCGGCGAAAAGAACTTCCTGGGCCGAGGGAATAGAAAAGATGCGTCATAAAAAGCTGGATATGATCGCAACCATATCAGAAACCGGGGAAAGGCGGGCGTTCGCCGTGTTCACCGAGCCGTATCTTTCTATGCCTGTCAATATTTTCGCCCGCAATGATATCTCCTATATCGGCAACCTCTCCAACCTGACAAACAGACGAGCCGCTGTTTTAGAAAGCACCGCTGTTGCCGAATGGCTCACGAGGGATTATCCTGATATCACTCAAGTGGCTGTTCAGGCAACCGATGACGGTTTGAAAATGGTCGCCGCCGGTAAGGTGGACGCCTTTATCGGCAATGTGGTTACCGGCAGTTACTACCTTGGTAAGTTACGTCTGAACAACGTGCGCATCGCCGGCGAGACCTCTTACACTTATGATCTGTCCGTAGCGGTACGTGATGACTGGCCGATCTTTGTCGGTATCCTGCAAAAGGCTCTGGACAGCATTGAGCAGCCGGAAAGAGAGGCTTTCTTTAACCGCTGGATGTCCATCCGCTATGAGCACGGCACCGACTACACCCTGCTCTGGAAGATTCTGGCCGCAGTGATCGCTCTCCTGATACTCTTCTCCTTTTGGAACAGACAGCTTTCAAAGGAGGTGAGACAGCGAAAACAGGCGGAAGATGCCGCAAGGGCGGCCAACCGGGCCAAATCAATCTTTCTTGCCAATATGTCCCATGATCTGCATACGCCGCTCAATGCCATTCTCGGTTTCTCGGAAATGATGCGGCGGGATCATGCCATTGATTCCGCGCAGCAGGAAAAGCTGGACATTATCAATCGCAGTGCCGTAAATCTGTTAAACATAATTGATGATATCCTAGAACTTGCCAGGATTGATGCGGGTCGGGTGGAACTGAAGCCGGAGATCTTTGACTTGCCGGAGTTGCTGCGGGAAACAGAAGAACGGTTGAAAACGCATGCCGGAACTGCCGGACAACGCTTTATAATGGAACTTGATCCGGACTTGCCCTGCTGCATCAGGATGGATCGAGACAAGTTGCGTCACATTCTCATCAACCTGCTCAGCAATGCTTTGAACATCACAGGCAAAGACTGTTTTTTACGCGTCCGCTGCCTGCCAGCACCCGATGATTCCGCTGCGGTTACAGTACAAATAGAGGCAAAAAACAACGACACAGGCATATCAGCGGACCGGGCGGGACACCTCTTTGAAGCACTTTCTCCGGATCAGTCGGAAGAGATCAGCTATAAAAATTCCGGGCCGGGACTGATAGTCAGCAGATCCTTTATTGAACTTATGGGGGGAGAACTCAGCCTGAACCGCACTCCGGAAGAGGATACTCTGTTTCGCATTGATTTCCCGGCATTCCTTACTGACGAACCTGTAAAAACAAAACGTTTCAAGGAGACCCAAGGAGAGCTGCCGGTACTGGAGTCCTGTCAGGACATATGGCGAATTCTGGTCGTGGATGATATTCCCGAGAACCGGTTGTTGCTGAACAATCTTCTTTTACAGGCGGGCTTTCAGACCCGTGAGGCTGCAAACGGCGAGCAGGCCGTTGCCCTGTTTGAAGAGTGGCACCCCCACCTCATCTGGATGGATCTGCATATGCCGGTGATGAACGGTTATAAAGCAACCCGTCACATCCGTGCTCTGCCCGGCGGGGACAGGGTGAAGATTGCGGCCCTTACTGCCGGCGCCTTCAAAGAGCAGCACCGAGAGATCTTGGCGGCAGGCTGCGATGAGGTGCTGCATAAACCGTTCAGAGTTCAGAACATCTTTGATTCGATGAAAAAGCATCTGGAGGTGCGCTATATCTATGAAGGCGCGGAGGATGCGGAACACGTACCGTTGCCCGTCATTCTCACGGCGGAGATGCTGGCGAAACTGCCTGATGAACAGAAAAAGGCATTGAGGATGGCTGCTCAGAAACTGGATATTGCAGCGACCGAAGAGGTGCTCAGAAAAATCCGCTCTGATCATCCCGAAACCGGAGAAGGACTGCTGATGCTGACCCGTGAGTTTCGTTTCAGCCGGATTCTGGAACTGCTTGAGGGCGAAGAGAAGAGTGATAAAAAAAACGAATAA
- a CDS encoding AIM24 family protein: MDSQIKVFFAGQIQEGCDPQQVRQNLAKLHQVSLEKIEALFTGKRKVVKIVDDYEAARKIQQVYSNAGAVCIIEPPPPREDEPAPIPAAAVEPVAVESQKIEPEQKGSEQEQADADSLSPNLFVSDTFETPAAKFEVLTYRSLAGSDNMAVANMIHKAQHSGVRLKQVRITLADSEVILEAGALHFQKGDITIESKVGGVGGLFKKAVSKKLTDESAFKPTYRGSGEIYLEPGFGHFILLALEDEEIVADKGMFLACQSSVEVGVATQKGLATGLLGGEGFFQTKLSGKGICVLQSPVPVKEIIKVSLNDETLQVDGNFALLRKGNVEFTVKGATQSLIGSMTSGEGLLQTFHGTGEVWLAPTQSVYQQLALSGIGGMAGSVKGTGTRTK, encoded by the coding sequence ATGGACTCTCAAATTAAAGTGTTTTTTGCTGGACAGATTCAGGAAGGGTGCGACCCGCAGCAGGTACGGCAAAACTTGGCAAAACTTCATCAGGTGTCTCTTGAAAAAATAGAGGCTCTTTTTACCGGCAAACGCAAGGTCGTAAAGATCGTTGATGATTACGAGGCAGCCCGAAAGATTCAACAGGTCTACAGTAATGCCGGGGCGGTCTGCATTATTGAGCCACCGCCGCCCAGGGAAGATGAACCCGCACCCATCCCTGCTGCGGCAGTAGAGCCTGTTGCAGTGGAATCCCAGAAAATCGAACCGGAGCAGAAAGGCAGTGAGCAGGAACAGGCCGATGCAGATTCTCTTTCGCCCAACCTCTTTGTTTCGGATACCTTTGAGACGCCAGCTGCCAAGTTTGAGGTGTTGACCTACCGTTCCCTTGCTGGCAGCGATAATATGGCTGTCGCGAATATGATTCATAAGGCGCAACATAGTGGTGTCCGCTTAAAACAGGTCAGGATCACCTTGGCGGACAGCGAGGTGATACTGGAAGCCGGGGCACTCCATTTTCAGAAGGGTGATATCACTATTGAGAGCAAGGTCGGTGGAGTAGGGGGACTCTTTAAGAAGGCCGTCTCCAAGAAGTTGACAGATGAGTCCGCCTTTAAACCCACCTACAGGGGGAGCGGCGAGATCTACCTTGAGCCGGGATTTGGACACTTCATTCTGCTTGCTCTTGAAGATGAAGAGATCGTTGCGGATAAGGGTATGTTCCTCGCCTGTCAGAGCTCGGTGGAGGTGGGCGTTGCCACCCAGAAAGGGCTTGCGACCGGTTTACTCGGCGGAGAAGGGTTCTTCCAGACCAAGCTGTCTGGAAAAGGTATCTGTGTGCTGCAATCGCCGGTTCCTGTCAAGGAGATCATCAAGGTCTCACTTAACGACGAGACTCTTCAGGTTGATGGCAACTTTGCCCTTCTTCGTAAAGGCAATGTGGAGTTCACGGTCAAGGGCGCAACTCAGTCGTTGATCGGGTCCATGACCAGCGGTGAGGGGCTCTTGCAGACCTTTCACGGCACTGGAGAGGTTTGGCTCGCCCCTACCCAATCGGTGTATCAGCAACTGGCTCTGAGCGGTATCGGTGGTATGGCCGGGAGTGTGAAGGGAACAGGAACCCGGACGAAATAG
- a CDS encoding MFS transporter, producing MDKLTNQLTDQQESAPVPLEEDASKGWRKAMRAWTHPRVVTMLFFGFSAGIPILLIFSSLSLWLREAGVSRSAVTFFSWAALGYSFKFVWAPLVDTLPLPFLTRKLGRRRGWLLLAQGAIIAAICFMAFTDPASGQQNLGYMALAAVMLGFSSATQDIVIDAYRIECAEENMQALLSSTYIAGYRVGMLVAGAGALYLASWFGTSKDVYSYAAWQYSYLCMAAVMLVGVATTLLIPEPAANSKNFDYPASYYLRFLFLFVCTVGVFIAVFFLSSGLGDLFHGLFRGVTDTVPDTPTISPLVSFLAEAARLVVALLCALISAFMLMRWNLVDGSMVSQTYINPVLDFFNRYGLHTALLLLALVGFYRISDIILGVVANVFYQDMGFSKQTIASVIKTFGLFMTLLGGFLGGTLTVRYGVMKILFLGALLSSATNLLFMLLADAGNNVSLLYLVISADNLSGGIATTAFVAFLASLTNVSFTAVQYAIFSSLMTLLPKLIGGYSGSMVTNWGYHQFFLVTALIGLPVLVLIWLAGRRLQRRIL from the coding sequence ATGGATAAGCTGACAAACCAACTGACGGATCAACAAGAAAGCGCCCCCGTCCCTTTAGAAGAAGACGCATCCAAAGGCTGGAGAAAGGCCATGCGGGCGTGGACCCACCCCAGGGTGGTGACCATGCTTTTTTTCGGGTTTTCTGCGGGGATCCCCATCCTACTGATCTTTTCCAGCCTCTCGCTCTGGTTACGAGAGGCAGGAGTGAGCCGTTCTGCGGTTACCTTTTTCAGTTGGGCTGCCTTGGGCTATTCCTTTAAATTTGTCTGGGCACCACTGGTTGACACTCTGCCCTTGCCCTTTCTCACCAGAAAGCTGGGAAGAAGAAGGGGCTGGCTGCTGCTGGCCCAGGGGGCGATTATTGCTGCCATCTGCTTTATGGCCTTTACTGACCCTGCCAGTGGACAACAAAATCTAGGCTATATGGCTTTAGCTGCGGTTATGCTCGGTTTTTCCTCAGCCACCCAGGACATCGTCATTGACGCCTACCGCATTGAGTGCGCAGAAGAAAATATGCAGGCGCTCTTATCTTCGACCTATATTGCCGGATATCGGGTAGGAATGCTGGTCGCCGGAGCCGGAGCCTTGTATCTGGCATCCTGGTTCGGTACCAGTAAAGATGTTTATAGCTACGCAGCCTGGCAGTACAGTTACCTTTGTATGGCCGCAGTCATGCTGGTCGGGGTAGCGACAACCCTGCTGATCCCGGAACCGGCAGCCAATTCCAAGAATTTCGATTACCCGGCCAGCTATTATCTCCGCTTTCTCTTCCTCTTTGTCTGCACCGTGGGCGTCTTTATCGCAGTCTTTTTTCTCAGCAGCGGCCTCGGTGATTTGTTCCACGGCTTATTCCGTGGGGTAACCGACACTGTCCCAGACACCCCGACCATCAGCCCATTGGTCTCTTTTCTGGCAGAGGCAGCCCGCTTGGTGGTGGCCCTGCTCTGCGCCCTGATCAGCGCCTTCATGCTCATGCGCTGGAATCTGGTGGACGGCAGTATGGTCAGCCAGACCTATATCAATCCGGTGCTTGATTTCTTCAACCGCTACGGCCTGCATACGGCCCTGCTGCTGCTCGCCCTGGTGGGATTCTATCGGATCTCGGACATTATTCTGGGAGTGGTTGCTAATGTCTTTTATCAGGATATGGGTTTTTCCAAGCAGACCATTGCCAGCGTGATCAAGACCTTTGGCCTCTTTATGACCCTGCTGGGTGGCTTTCTTGGTGGCACTTTAACTGTTCGCTACGGAGTGATGAAAATCCTCTTCCTTGGAGCCCTGCTCTCCAGCGCTACCAACCTGTTGTTTATGCTCCTGGCGGATGCGGGCAATAATGTCTCTCTGCTCTATCTGGTTATCTCCGCCGATAACCTCAGCGGCGGCATCGCCACCACCGCCTTTGTCGCCTTTCTGGCCAGCCTGACCAATGTCTCCTTCACTGCTGTGCAATATGCCATCTTCAGTTCCCTGATGACCCTACTGCCCAAGCTAATCGGTGGTTATTCAGGTAGTATGGTCACAAACTGGGGGTATCATCAATTTTTTCTCGTCACCGCTCTGATAGGCCTGCCCGTACTGGTGCTGATCTGGCTGGCTGGGAGACGGTTACAGCGAAGGATTTTGTAA